tgTGTGATGTGTACCATTAAATGTAATGCACCGTTGTTTGTAACAACTGAAAAAGTGTGTCCCTCTTCCCCACCCCCTCTTCGGAGGGGGCCATATAAATAACTGCACAGAACTCATACAGTGTGAAAAGAGTAAATTggcttttccttccttttttcctttttttcgttcttctttctgtttttttttttttgttgctgaAGTGTTtgcatgttcatgtgtaatcacaatataagtgcaaaaaaaaaattttatcagtTTACGGACGTGTTGGGAAATTCCTTCTTATTGAAGGttcaaaatatgttcattatatatttttttttgttacaggTTTTTACctgcataaattttttttttaattttttgcacataaatatttttttgcgaaGGGTAagcacattcctttttttgtttttgcgcCTTGTTTGGagtattcttccctttatgcattcattcatacatacaaatgaaaggaaaaagaaatttccaaaaaaattccctaataaaaagttgtcacacagaaaaaattgcaaaaaaaaaaaaaaatgcgcaattgataaaatgccctaataaatttgtcacagaaaattgccctaatataaatttgtcacagacagaaaaaattgcacaaaaaaaaaaaagttgttaaagaaaaaaagaggggatgTAACAATATTTTGTGCTCACCGAATAAATTTGCGGTGGAAGTTGAATTAATAGTGCAAACAGATCTTTACTGTACACAATGTAAGGTGAAGTGAGgaatcctttttaatttgtgaattatataatacatattaatAATTATCAATCAAAAATGAGAGCAATAGTGGAATACGAGAATGTAAAGTGTGGTATAAGTATAATACCTTCGGGAAAAGAATTATatccatatataaaatgtagatgagtaatatatacatgtagaaATATAATGCTgagaatggaagaatgggaaggaacagaatattgtGTAAGTGTATGAGTAACACATATATGGTCTTTCTTCATACCCCTATAATATACGATCCCCAACTTACCATTCCATTTTCTTGCCAccttatgtgtatatacaataattaatatactgcacacatataaatagcACATATGCTTCACACATACAGAAAGCGCATAAGTAACATATGAATAGTTCGtgtatatttgtataatttAAATTTACCATGAGTTATATtccataaaagaaaagaaggaataaatatatgctgCAGCTGAAAGGAAGATTTAATTCAGAAACATAGGTATGAAGAAAgctgaaggaaggaataatcaGGAAGTACCtctttaaaaaggagaagtgtATATACCAAAGTATGTGTACGAATATTTGGGTAGAATTACTCTAAGCGAAAATattgagaaagaaaaaggaggaatgacAGAGGTAAAAGGATTTTTGAGCTAAATATATAAACCAATAATGCTTAATGAATGCTTCACACAATATGTGGCATGCGGTGGAAGGTATGtgtaatataatgtacaaaTACTGTTTTTGAACTGTACAGGGAACATGTCTTGGGAACCATACCTCTTGGAGGATGTTCTATGAAGAAtttgacaaaaaaacaaaggaaggTCCGTGTAATGATGAATGTGAAGGAATAAAGGGAGAACTAGCCAGTATACTAGGTGGTTATGATAGTGACGGGAGCGTGGCGCAAGTAATTGCACGAGGTTGGTGTATTATGAAAGGGGactgtaaggaaggaacaataagaATGAAGCCCGATTGTTACactttctattattggttgggaaATATAATATGGAAGGTAGAAGACGAGGATGCGGAGTTTAAGGATATTATGACTAACATATACGGACTTATAAATTGGGGTTCCGATATTCCGAAGGACTGTAGGAATATATGTCCTGGTATAAGCAGAGAAGAGTTCAAGAACCTAAAGGAAGTATATGATTACACAAAAGTTTACAGTAACATTGGAGGAAAATTAAGTATAGGACGCGGAATATATAGAGAAAATTGTAGAAAATATTTGAAAGAAATTGACAGAAAATACCAAAGTTTGGATATACCTTGCACGAGGGGGGGATATAGTGGTGACCTCTGTACCGAACTTAACAATATGTTCCAGAGAGGAAGGAGAGCTAGGAAGCCATCAGAATTAGGGAAACAATTATTTGGGCAAGAGTGGGATGGGCCAGTGCttcagcaacaacaacaacaacagcagcagcaaccGCAGCCTCCCCAATTACCATTCCCTGCTGGTGGACCACCAGCTTCACCATCATTCCAGgcaaaaagtgaagaatCCCCAGAAGGGAAAACTGACCAAGGTGAAGCTTCCCGAGGTCAAGTAAGTAGAGCAGGTAAGTATGTTATAGAGTGAAACTACCTTAGTGCAACCCTACCATAATGGTGTCCGGAATGTTATATTTATCTTCAATTATATTAGAACCTACCTCTCCTCGTTGTTATTCCTTAGTTAAGGACGGTAGAGAAGAAGGTCCTAAGGGAGAAGCCGCATCTCCCGCCTCCACAGCAACTGGGGGGGAAAGAGAAGAGCAGGGTGGCCTAAGGGAACAACCGGAAGGTAGTAGTCATCGTACACCGCACCTACCCCAGCAGGATGAACAGGTAGAACATAGCATGAATTCTGGGGTTGCAGCATCACAGGGCGCACGTGGCAGCCTAAATGGTACAGAAGGTTCAACGGGTGATACAGCGGAAGGTGCTGGGTCACCACTACTGTTTACCACTACAATTATACCTTCCGCTATTGGAGGAGCAGTAgcattaccaacaattgcttTCCTCATTTACAAGGTAATTACATCATCATGCTAATTACCACCAAAATATTACCAACACCACAATCGTAATTATCACAGTTATATTAAATATGTGCAAACATACATGTAATATGACAAATGATAAGTATCATCACATCTTTATTGAACAATGAATGAACGAATAAAAGAACggataaatgtaaaaataggaGTAAGCTCTGctacattacatatatattctacacacacacttcttcccttacacccatccttccttcctttcctatCTCCTATTAGTATACTCCATGGTTCTCCCACAAAAATAACTCTTCTTAtaacagaagaagaggaaagggaagatccATAGAACGTAACTTGAATATAGAAACGGACGACCACGATTATATCGAATATTCcacaacagaatattcaacaacagattattcaacaacaaACTCAACATCAGCAGGCTCCACATTAGAGGACTCAACATTTGACTCCGCAGCATATTCAACGGACAACTCAACGGAAGAGTCTACAGCGGAGGATTCAGTAGAGGATTCTAACACGGAATACTCTGCCCCATATACTACTACTACGACTGTACCATCATCATCCAACAGcaggggaagaggaaggatcAATACAACAGGAGGTCGTCGTCggaatatacgttatcatccAGCATAATATTCCCCTCCCCACGAAGCAGTAAATAGGATTTATTCTTGCTTCCCCCGTTTTTTATAGAATGTACTTGccttattcttcttttaaaattttactgGTGATagacttaatttttttgtttcttttctttttttttcaatcttgtttttcttttaaattcttttacttcttccttttttttgtgcgtcgaatttttaattttatttcttttgtaaaattaatttcattcatggttttttttttttttttttttttttttttttttttttactactttttttgtaaaattttacgCGGTGTATTTTTCCTGCGCGTAATATTACTTCGCGCGCGCTTGCTCGTACAcgttgcacttttttcacGCAACAGCGACGGGGAAAACGACGGAAATCTTTTCTGCGATGATCTGCTACGCGGTTATCAATTTACTGTTTCGAATTTTTAcgatgcacatttttaactgtgttcacattttacacagtttccgttttacagttttcatttcaacgctgtccacattttacaccgttttcatttaaactgtgttcacacttttacacagttttcatttttaattatgttcacattttacccaatttttcattttaactgtgttgacattttttacagttttcattttacagttCACGTTTCACAGTTTccattttacaattttcacattttgtacagttttcattttaatagTTTCCATTTAAGAGTTTAtattttaacggtgttcacatttttacagttttcattttaacggtgttcgTCATTTTACGCAGTTTGCACATtgttaactgtgttcacatttttacagttttcattttaacggtgttcacattttatacagttttcattctaactgtgttcacattttttaccgttttcattttaactgtgttcacattttacacagtttgcacattttcaactgtgttcacatttttttacagttttcatttaaactgtctgttcacattttacacagtttttcattttaacggtgtttGTCGTTTTTGGACGATATCATCATCAGTAATTCCAGAAACAAAAGGGGAgcatatgaaaaaaacagaaaagaaaaaaaaaaagtgtgtgcCTTCTGTCCTTTTATTCTGTATCAACTATACCTGATCACACATGTACTTCCTGGGGGgcatttattcatttaatgGAACgtattacatacgttgataactaatgGTTCTActgttttcatttcctcctcttctattattatttgttcttcgtgttcttcctcctctgggTGATAATGGACgttcaccattatatatggtagaattatctGTTGTGGACAAGTCTGTAGAAGTGTCCGCTGTTGAATATAATGAAGAGGTGTCTGCTGTGAGGGTTTCGATGTTAGGGCTAgctgatcttctctttcttgttTTATTTCTACTGTTGTTACTGTTCAATCCAAAAGTGCTGCTTATCCATGAAGGTAGGAGACCGTactaaagaagaaataggaaaggggaagtaaggaaggaagagggagTGTATGaggggtgttagggttgaaagaatatatatatatatatatagcgatatatgtgtatggtacatatatgtgtacatattagttatattatgttcttatatttttgtaaattgtaaggttaccttatataaaaagaatgctAATGCAGGTAGTCCTACTGCTATGGTGCCTATTGTGGAAGAGATAATAGCAGGGGTGGCTGCCGTAGATACTAATTTACACTTCAAATTGGGAACATCCTCAAAACCTGTTCCATTTTCAACTCCTTGTATATTATTGCAGAAATTActctctttcttctgtttaCATTGTGTATGCACAGTTTTGTAAGCGGATTTAATGTCCTGGAGATAGTCAAAATAGACCTGCGTACAGGGTGCTTTGCCGGATATTAAGTCGTTCTCTATTCTACTTTTGTCTATAGTATATTCATATACTGTTTTCCATTGCTTGAAAAAGCGACTCCACGTAGTTGGAAACTTGAAAGTGCAACCATGCTCacctttcttctcctctactgcatttttaattttgtccaTAATATGTTGGAAAGAAGTGCTATTTGAGCTATTCCAGAACATGTCCCCTAcccaaaaatagaaaaaattgcagtgCGTAGCAACGGACGCACCGCTGTCCCTCttcattccatatatataacaaagGGCCTTTAGAATTCTGTCTATGTGGTTTTTAATATTAGAATCTTTTTGTAATGTAGTCCTTATTTGTTTGCCCCATGTGTCGGTACCCTTTTCACAAGTGCTCGTACTTTTCTCAAACATTCCATAGTGCATTGTTTTCGAGCGTAATGTTTTTAAATCGTTCTCCTACAAACAGAATTAGGAACGTAGAtatcattatatatgcatcGCCCCCTTCTATGAGTTCCTATCTATCAGTTCATAATATTATTACACATAAATTGTTCTATATTCATCATGTTAAATTATgcatgttggaaaaaaaaaaaaaaaggggaaacgtACCCCCAAAATTCCATAATCCTGTAGTTCTTCCATTGTTTAAATATACACAGCGGTATATACAATGAACTTGATGTTAAAATGTTTTAGtgtacaccaccaccacctcctttttattcatatataggAAGTATATATAGAGAGAAATTTTACACACACTCTGTGATGGGAAAccataaatttttattcttcccccattagtacatattattcaaTTTATCAATGTAGGGataacacattatacatacatatatatatcatgaGTATTGTATGCACCTATAATtaaggccaaaaaaaaatgtaggaaaggAAATGTTTTGGGAGGAAATATTTGGAAGGAGCAACTCTCCTTAacgtgaaaatttttttatcatgtattattaatttttgtattttatttttattcaagaagaaaattattaaaaattattaagaagaatttattaaaagagtttctttttcctttaacgtaccacatacatatattgtatacagttcatacatatatattgtatatagTTTATCTACATGCACAGCACTTCTATCCttaaatgtgcatacattgtattcatatttttaggAAATGAAgattgtgtacatatttatcgGAATGGATATGAAGGAAGTACATATAATACAGTGATTTGCACTATgtatgaagtaaaaaaaaaaaaaagtaccatATGTACACCCTTTACCATATGCACACCCTTTACCATATGCACACCCTTTACCATATGCACACCCTTTACCATATGCACACCCTTTTACCATAATAATATTGCGTAGTACACTGTTCTTCTATTCATTATCTTtcaatagtaataataataattttttttggtatttttttttttttttttttgtgtaactcttttcttttctttgtttttcgttttccttttctttgtgtAATAAGTATACTATAGATTCCTTATTTATATGGTGAaagtatgcatatatatgcacgcacattatatttatgtactGTTTTGACCTGACTTACTCCTTCCTCTAATTTATGCTATCTGTCATATAATAATTCATCGCTGCTTCaccttactttttttcttctttcttcattttcttccataaaaagtataaaattaGGAACAACTCATATGAAATATACATTACATTATTTGAGCTATTcatcctcctttccttccctttctcctttttttaacagaAGATGAATGATTCAGTTTAGGTACATAGGGGAAGACGTAGGTAAACAAATGGGTTACGTGGAGTgaaatttgcatatatgaTGGTGGTCATTTTCTACataaaacataaatataaataaactATTTAAGATAGCATTTAATTTtctgtgtgtgtgcaaaaacTGTATCGATGTGTGTtgcataataattatatgtgttgtagaatataatgttatatatgtgtcgCCCATAATATGATATACATGTGTTgcataatattatatgtgtgttgtataatataatattatatatgcaggcgtacataatattatatatgatatGTGTGTTCCACAAATATTATATTGTATGTGTATGATGCACACACCatgtaaaggaaataaaagcgCTACACACCCtcttttccctcccccttccCCCCGTCCATACAGAAACGTGCACTATATGATGGGGTTACATAATAATGTGAGCACACGCATAGTGATAGTGCAGTGCAATGCACCTACCATTTACCACTATCCAAACACACATTTaacgaacaaaaaatttcccttcctttcacagGAAGTGTAGGTGCTCCGTTCACCCTATCCATAGCCTGTCCTTAGCCTATCCATAGACTATTCATAGCCTACCCATACCAACATGTATAAGACTGGTGTATGGATTGAAGTGGTGTATGGATTGAAGTGGTGTATGGATTGGACACTTTACGCATATAGATGGGGAGGAGGATAAGGAATGTGATCATccatacggaaaaaaaactatatacACATAGTTTTTAAGGTGTTTGAAGAATagatgtgcaaaaatgtgcataaaaaaaaaaaggttgggccaaaaaaaaatatatataatatggaaaaatatatgggggggaaagaaggaatagaaaaataaggaaagaaggaaaaagagttCAGTATTTATAAGTTGGACTttttggtacattttttctttgttctccAGTAATAACATCCATAAGATCCTACTAATGATATGATCCAAATAATGGACAACATGATCATGAGAACTGTGACTACCATTCCTGCAATTCTCAGCATCTGAGGGAAGTTAGGTTGCAGTTGGCTTCATCATGATTGCATAATACATAGCTAATAAATAAAGAGCTGCAATTGCCAATATAAGCAATAACAAAGTCCAACCTCTATTTTTACGACAGGTAcacttctttaaaaatatgttaaatttgtcctttaaggtggtatttcttttcctgcaTGTTTTATATGGTTCATTTAGGAAGGTGTTTCTAAAGGGGGGGTcttcttcattattataACTTTTATGATGAAATGGACTTTGCATGTGTGTTTTGGTGCGAGTTTCTCTTCTTATTGATGATCCTGTAGAGCTTGTACTGCTGTCATCTGAGGTGTCAAAACCGCTGGTCGTTGTTTCACCATACCGTGATGATGATGTGCTTATAGCAGttacctaaaaaaaaaaatgaggtaaggaaggttgtgttaggggtggtaggatggaaggaaagttgttaggtaggtgggtggtaggatggaaggaaggttgttaggggtggaaatttttttttctttccttttcttctattttctacacacaaaaaaaaaaaggaaccataataaatatatgtgcgctaattctaaaaaatttaacaacagTTTCTATCCCTTACGTAGTTGGGATGTTGTGCCCAACAGATTAAAATGAAAGTTAATATTAAAATTCTCGAGAGGGGTGCCATCATTTCGTTTTTGCTTttgctcctcttcttcttttgttttttctgttctttttaaatatgaagaaaatttaaaaaaaaagtgaatttttctttttttctttctttaatttggaaaatattttaatttaagtCGTTTGTAAAGTCGTTTGTAAAGCCGTTTGTGAAGTTGTTTGCGTGCGAGGAATTTGATTGAATGTTTCTAATGATGAATGTGTAAATAAACTTTTCTTTCTGaattaaaaattagaatgtcaacaataataataatatacatatatgtggaaggtgttatgtaataatttgaagcaagttgggaaaaaaattgattcgaacatatattttatattgctTAAAAATTAGCTGAAatggttcatatttttttaaataaaataacccACACTACTCAATTATATGTCGCACGTTCTGACGGTGTAGTAGGGCCTATTTGCTCAAATTCACAGATCATAactatgtatgtgcatatgcttgcggtcaaaaatttttttttctttcaacgTAGAtataatggtgaaaaaaatggagcctAAATTAGATCTCTTCCTCTATACATTCATCTGGAAATATAGTGAATGCCCCCCTTCGCGTCCCCCTTGAATTTAAgtgttgtttatatttttacggTTTTTAGGGGcaaataatacatatgtgttgTTTTCCCAGAAAGGGGGTGTTGGTGGGGGCAGAGGAGTAGATGGAgtaatattattatgtaaaatatgggcaaataaaaatttttccttccctattggaaaatggaaataatcatgggaaaaagaaagttttacatgcacatggtatatgtacaaaaaaaatttacatatatatataaggaacaatTGCATTGAACTGTTAAATTTAACTATTGCATTTAACTGTAGGGAACAATTGCATTGAATTAAttaatgaatgaatgaataattAGTTTTTGTGGAATATTTTGTATGATGAGTTTGCTCTAACAACATTGGGAATGTGACGTATTTAAGTGCTCTTACTTTGTTCTATTCTTTTCTATATggtccatatatatgggaCCATGGAATTCcccaacatatatatatatgtgtgcgaGGGGAAAATCCCATATGAGGGGGCATCTATATGGAACATcccataaatatatatgtgtggatAGGACGAAATAACGAATAAGTAGAAGCTTATGTGTACAGTTTAGTGGCAAAAGTGGGAACAGTAATAGGGATGGGAAACACATTTCTCAAGGAGGGACTCCCAC
The Plasmodium coatneyi strain Hackeri chromosome 10, complete sequence DNA segment above includes these coding regions:
- a CDS encoding Kir-like protein, whose translation is MEELQDYGILGENDLKTLRSKTMHYGMFEKSTSTCEKGTDTWGKQIRTTLQKDSNIKNHIDRILKALCYIYGMKRDSGASVATHCNFFYFWVGDMFWNSSNSTSFQHIMDKIKNAVEEKKGEHGCTFKFPTTWSRFFKQWKTVYEYTIDKSRIENDLISGKAPCTQVYFDYLQDIKSAYKTVHTQCKQKKESNFCNNIQGVENGTGFEDVPNLKCKLVSTAATPAIISSTIGTIAVGLPALAFFLYKYGLLPSWISSTFGLNSNNSRNKTRKRRSASPNIETLTADTSSLYSTADTSTDLSTTDNSTIYNGERPLSPRGGRTRRTNNNRRGGNENSRTISYQRM